From one Mobula birostris isolate sMobBir1 chromosome 20, sMobBir1.hap1, whole genome shotgun sequence genomic stretch:
- the fam118b gene encoding protein FAM118B translates to MASTQMQDLSAKTEAPSTKRHRKLLPSLKTKRAQELVLVIGTGVSAAVAPQVPALKSWKGLIQALLDAANDFDLLEDEENRRFEKSLGEDKNLVHVAHDLIQKLSPRTSNVRSSFFKDCLYEVFDNLECKMDDVGKHLLKSVLKLMENGSLVLTTNFDNLVEIYGSHQGTKLESLDLTDEKKVLEWAQEKRKMCVLHIHGVYTNPSGIVLHPLGYQNVLRNTEVMKEIQKLYENKAFVFLGCGRTVEDTTFQSLFLEAVRNKSDLEHFMLVCRDNADEFKKLRENMLDKGIKVISYGDNYCDLPEYFERLANVICHSGNQGQSMETGDEIKLGK, encoded by the exons ATGGCATCTACACAAATGCAAGATCTGAGTGCAAAGACTGAAGCACCATCAACCAAAAGACACAG AAAACTTTTGCCCAGTCTGAAGACAAAAAGAGCTCAAGAGTTGGTCCTTGTAATTGgaactggagtcagtgctgctgTAGCTCCACAGGTCCCTGCTCTAAAATCCTGGAAAGGACTAATCCAGGCCCTGCTGGATGCTGCAAATGATTTTGACCTCTTAGAAGATGAAGAGAACAGAAGATTTGAAAAATCACTCGGTGAAGATAAGAACCTTGTGCATGTTGCGCATGATTTGATACAGAAACTCTCACCA CGCACCAGTAATGTTCGTTCAAGTTTCTTCAAGGACTGTTTGTATGAAGTTTTTGATAACCTTGAATGCAAGATGGATGATGTTGGAAAGCACCTCTTAAAATCTGTTTTGAAACTGATGGAGAACGGATCCTTGGTCTTAACTACTAACTTCGACAATCTTGTGGAAATTTATGGGTCTCACCAAGGAACCAAACTGGAGTCATTAGACCTCACAGATGAAAAGAAG GTATTAGAATGGGCACAGGAAAAACGAAAGATGTGTGTTTTACATATTCATGGTGTTTATACTAATCCCAGTGGGATTGTTCTACATCCTTTGGGTTACCAGAACGTGTTGCGTAATACCGAAGTAATG AAAGAAATTCAGAAGCTGTATGAAAATAAAGCCTTTGTCTTCCTTGGCTGTGGACGAACGGTTGAGGACACAACATTCCAGTCACTCTTTCTAGAAGCAGTAAGAAATAAGTCAGATCTGGAGCACTTCATGCTGGTGTGCAGAGATAATGCGGATGAGTTTAAAAAGCTTCGTGAAAATATGCTAGACAAAGGTATTAAGGTGATCTCTTACGGGGATAACTACTGTGATCTCCCAGAATACTTTGAACGGCTGGCTAATGTCATCTGTCATAGTGGAAATCAAG